The Montipora foliosa isolate CH-2021 chromosome 1, ASM3666993v2, whole genome shotgun sequence DNA segment GTTTACTACCACAACATTATTTAATATAAAAATCACTCGTTCATTAATCGTATTATATCACTTTTCTTATGACTTTCGTTTCCCTTGCGAAAACTGTATTTCTAATAAAATCAATTCTATTGCATTCTAATGTTATTCTATATTCCATATCTAATTAGCTTTTCGAGCTCGGATAGTGCGATATTGATTATAGCTTTCTGACTGATTCACTCCATCTTGTTAATCAGCACACATACTATAATTATGACTCCGTATaacataatatggaaactgactgcgtcaagtgttgccaagctgtgAAATTTGTGCGGGAAACAAAATTTCCCGGGACAAAACGGAATACTGAATTGTTAAATGATATTGTATTTCTAATCTTTTCTATTCGTTGTTGCTATACTTCTCTTCAAGTTAGGGAATATCTAGGCAAATTGACATCTTACGAGATTTTAGGTGTTACATCAGCCGATCAGTTCCATCACATTGTTCCAATTCCTGGATAATCTGTGCCATGTCTGGTCTCATGGCAGGATCAGCCTGAAGGCATTGCCGCACCAGATTCCGGAAGAGTCGGTTTCTTACAAGAAGAACTTGCTCTTCACGTCTCTCGGGATCTGGCATTTCCCCAATGCACATTTCACACAGAAGAACACCAAAGCTATACACATCAACCTGAGAAAAGCAACAGTAATGTCTCTTGCAATATAAGCAGTAAGACGGGTTGTAATTATCGTAAGAGGACCGTGCTTAACGGCGACCggttagctcagttggttgagcattggactACTGTGCGAGAGGTCGGGAATAAAATAAACCTCCGGCCAGACcagcactcagggtctttaaataagcgttgcctttgtaatggcatctgcaaatggttagactctctagtcttctcagataaggacgataaactgtaggccccatctcacaacccttcaattttcataaccctgtgggacgtaaaagaacccacacacttggcgcaaagagtagggcattgAGTCCCCAGTCAGATGTTGTCTGTCCTCCGTGGCATAGCTAGAGGGTCGTAAATTTGTAAAATATGAAAGTTCAATTGCGTCTCCCTTTCTAAATGACATTATCGTATCGTATTGTTAGcatcttgaaaattgaatttcacGCACTAAACATCAAAACACCATAAGTGCTACGGTCTCAGGGACATTTCCGAGTGTGAAGTTTCATAGCAAATCACCTTTCAAAAGACCCTCCTAAAGTCACAGAAATCACAGACAATTGTAAGGATGGCTACCGACCAGCCACTCAGATGTAAACACATCAAcaaatttggcattttttgataaAAATGTTCCACGCACGCTTCAGTCTTTTACCCTAAAACTTCTATCATTTACAGTCTTTCGccttaatttcatttcattataaTTTTCTATAAATAAATACTAATGTATATCTTCTAATAATCACAGTGCAAAGAGACGTTAGCAAGCTTTGTTGAGTCCCTCTCAGAATGACCCCTCAGTCTCATTTCATTAAACTGGTTTCAAGAACTGTAGACCTTCAATATTATCAACGCCCGATTTTCGTTTGCCAAGaacaatctctctctctctctctctctctctctctctctctctctctctctgtatatatatatatatatatatatatatatatatatatatatataactgcagacagtactgtttcggccttctgggcctcatcactgcattgctgatgtctgggatggaggctAAGCTTacaaagccaccccaaatgtcccacacatgtggtacgtCTATACATATATATTGTCTATCCATGATAATGTAAAGGTCAGGAACTGCAAAGACATAGAAAGATATGTCTATTTGTCAATAAAAAACTAACCTTGGATGTTTGATTGGAAAAAACTGCCTCTGGCGCACTGTAAATCGGAGCACCAGGGGCTACTGTCATGGTCTGTTGCACAAATTTAGCAGTCCCATAATCTGACACTTTGCCTCTCCACTGTTCACCCTGTCGCCATAGCAACACATTTGCACTACTGACATCCCTGTGAACGATGGGACAAGGCTTCATGTGGTGAAGATAGTTCAGCGCTCGAGATACATCCAAAGAAATGACAGATATTTCTGTTTCCGTGAGTTCGCGTTGCCCCAGCAAAGCTCGCAAGCTCATGTCCATGAGCTCAGTGACAAACAAAGGACTTCCTTCATCATTTGTTGCTCCAATAAACTGCAACAAGCAAGGATGGCGGCATCTTGAAGCAATGTTCATTTCTCTCTCAAACAAACGTCTGTTGTGAGCTGAGAGAATCAGTTCATGGATTTGCTTCACAGCTACTTTACAGCCACAATACGTTGCTTCGTTGACACTTCCCCAGGCTCCCTTGCCTAAGCATTTATCCTGTATTACCTGGATTTCACCACGGGAAATGACCCAATCACAAGATTCCCGACGACGCAGTTCAATAATCATTTGCTGAGCTGCTGAAAGGCTTGTCTCTAGCTCACTTAACTCTTGGTTTTTCATCCCCAACTGCGTTTCaaggtttgttttttcttcttctttttctctgATTCGTTCTTCAAAACTCTGTGCCATCTCCCTTAACTGTCTTTCCGAGTTCGCTTTGACGTCTTCTTTCTCTCTGATTTGCTCTTCCATCTCCTGCAACTGTCTTTGAGAAGTTTCTCGTTGAGGCTCTTTTTCTTGTAGCTGCTGCATTAAATTTGTCTCCCTTAAATTTCTTTCCCTTAATTGCTGCCGCAAAATCTCTAGTTGTCTCTCCAAATTTGTTTTGTCGTCCTCTTTCTCTCTGATTTGCTCTTCCATCTCCTGCAACTGTCTTTGAGCATTTTCTCGTTGAAGCTCTTTTTCTTGTAGCCGCTGCATTAAATTTGTCTCCCTTAAATTTCTTTCCCTTAATTGCTGCCGCAAAATCTCTAGTTGTCTCTCCAAATTTGTTTTGTCGTCCTCTTTCTCTCTGATTTGCTCTTCCATATCCTGCAACTGTCTTTGAGCATTTTCTCGTTGAAGCTCTTTTTCTTGTAGCTGCTGAATTAAACTTGTCTCCCTTAAATTTCTTTCCCTTAATTGCTGCCGCAAAATCTCTAGTTGTCTCTCCAAATTTGTTTTGTCGTCCTCTTTCTCTCTGATTTGCTCTTCCATATCCTGCAACTGTCTTTGAGCATTTTCTCGTTGAAGCTCTTTTTCTTGTAGTTGCGTAATTAAATTTGTCTCCTTCAAATATCTTTCTTCCAACTGAGCTTGGTAATTAGCCAAGCACTGCTCCTTTTCCTTTGACTGCTGCTGCAAAATCTCTAGTTGTCTCTGCAAATTTGCTTTGTCGTCTTCTTTCTCTCTGATTTGCTCTTCCATATCCTGCAACTGTCTTTGGGCATTTTCTCGTTGAAGCTCTTTTTCTTGTAGTTGCGTAATTAAATTTGTCTCCTTCAAATATCTTTCTTCCAACTGAGCTTGGTAATTAGCCAAGCACTGCTCCTTTTCCTTTGACTGCTGCTGCAAAATCTCTAGTTGTCTCTGCAAATTTGCTTTGTCGTCTTCTTTCTCTCTGATTTGCTCTTCCATATCCTGCAACTGTCTTTGAGCATTTTCTCGTTGAAGCTCTTTTTCTTGTAGTTGCGTAATTAAATTTGTCTCCTTCAAATATCTTTCTTCCAACTGAGCTTGGTAATTAGCCAAGCACTGCTCCTTTTCCTTTGACTGCTGCTGCAAAATCTCTAGTTGTCTCTGCAAATTTGCTTTGTCGTCTTCTTTCTCTCTGATTTGCTCTTCCATATCCTGCAACTGTCTTTGGGCATTTTCTCGTTGAAGCTCTTTTTCTTGTAGTTGCGTAATTAAATTTGTCTCCTTCAAATATCTTTCTTCCAACTGAGCTTGGTAATTAGCCAAGCACTGCTCCTTTTCCTTTGACTGCTGCTGCAAAATCTCTAGTTGTCTCTGCAAATTTGCTTTGTCGTCTTCTTTCTCTCTGATTTGCTCTTCCATATCCTGCAACTGTCTTTGAGCATTTTCTCGTTGAAGCTCTTTTTCTTGTAGTTGCTTAATTAAATTTGTCTCCTTCAAATATCTTTCTTCCAACTGAGCTTGGTAATTAGCCAAGCACTGCTCCTTTTCCTTTGACTGCTGCTGCAAAATCTCTGGTTGTCTCTGCAAATTTGCTTTGTCGTCTTCTTTCTCTCTGATTTGCTCTTCCCTCTCCTGCTCTTTTTCTTGTAGTTGCTCAACCAAACAGGCCTTCATCAAATTTCTTTCTTCCAACTGAGCTTGGTAAGTAGCCAAGTATTCCTCCATCTTCCTTGTCTGCTGCTGCAAATCCTCTTTTTGCCTCTCCAAGTTTGGTTTTGGCTTTTCTGTGTGTGAGTAATTGGGTATATTGGAAAAACGTGTTAGTGGGGGGCAATAATGACATCAAAAAGAAGCGACTTTTTGAACcatttagctataaaaaattgcgcaAAACGTttattaaaaacatttaagaaatttcgTAAAAACGGTTGAAAATACACGGcgtttcgacgttctcggaTGTCATTATCAATTGAAAAAGAGACAGTGGGAATATTctataaatacaagaaaaaacaatagttcattaagAAAAAAGGTAACATAAAAATATGCTAgaagctaaacaaagagtttagcactgatggagtcactctgaGTGTTAAGGCTAGGCCTCAATTCTCTAATCAATAGCATTTCGTAAACGAGGCAGCCAAATTTCCCGTGGCACTTCTTAAGAACACGAAATTGGTCCTCATTAAGAAGATTTTTGTCACCGTGCGCTTCCAAAAGGTGTTTACCGATAGCCGAATACTTGAGCTCAACAATACGTTGATGAAGGTGTCGGGCTGTATAACCGAcaataatctgcatcacacagatcacatgcaAATTTATATACAACGCAATGCTGACTTACAATACTTGGCTTAATTTCTTTCGGCTTGAGATCTTGCTGAAATTTTTTTCTCCCAAAAACTGGTTGTGAAGTGACGGACATCTTACTGCTCAGATCACGTAATTGCCTACGGACTGCATTAGCGGCTATCTGATCTTTGAAGGGAAGAACTATTCTGATCGCCATcgtcggtttttttttctgtcttagTTACAATATTTTGAATAAACATATTAATGGTGGAATTTATGAGGCCAATTGGATAATCAAGTCGGGAGAACATAGAACGCAATTTGGCACATTCCCCATTAAAGGCTTCTGTCGTAGATGACAAGGCATAGGCGCGATGTAACATGGTCTTCAATAAACCGGTTTTGTAACGTTTGTCTACATGGCTTTGAAAATGCAGGAGTAGACCAGTGTTGGTTGACTTTCTGTAAACACGGGTTTCAAGTTCTATTCCATTCTTAATAGCGGAGCGCGCGGaacaccatagttaagaaaatatggtaacccatcgatgtgagaaaatttggttttatagccatgacgtcatcaacgtccgtacgttcgtacgtccgtccgccccttcatgtatgccaatgtgaccagtacacgtaaccatatcacgggctaattaaagtttagagctcatccaggaggcaatactacatttgacaaactagtttacagcaaacatctttgatattggacatcaatgttatggttacctgtcaaaacaaggtatccgctgaccagtagcACAAGACTATATAGCAGGCTCACGGTAGACCTTATcgaagtcagctgtttttttgaagttgactgctgaccagggactggttgttgattggatcgcaggcccaagccaggtcagacactcacacacacctgatcgaggcttaattttcgcgctctttctgtggctcgacgcggctacacagccaggctacgtcagcaaagctcttgacagtcgatgcttttcgtgttcaggtacggtttggaaaatatatttttcttgcattttttgctggtttcagtccaggtttaacataatatagctgtggtcaggacacactggtggctacgtagttattcaagtcaagcattggaccgatataaacttaaagctgagtgctcatttttaatttgttttgggctgctttttgctctgaattgcagtttttggtatgtgttaagatttttaattttgaatctactaaggttgcaagatgcctggacggcctatgacagaagagcagacacaaaagaagagagaaagagaacgagaacgacaaaacggtacaccagtaatagcttaaagttggtggaagaagttactccacaagttcttttcttagacactaaaccgtttgttatttctacggatgagatatttcaagtggatgcatatttctaaaaagttgtttagtcgttttttcctttgctcgggaatgaaactcgaatttttatttttaactgcaattaaataacaatcatctgtactctttttggacagaaataatcgaccttttgctggtttgtttggctttaaaatgcgagcgaaaaagaagtttttactccgcttgcctaattgttttttgatgtgcctcgacagtgacaagaaaattttgtacTTATGTTCGcctaatcgcaatgagttctcgtaaaaagtaaggagaaatatcaccagcttttGTTTatagaagtttgtttagagcacgtacaggtaatttgttggagatcttgtttgaagtttgtttgtcctttctagccgattctggttctaagccaagctggcgtgtttcaatgaagtacatcaaaatgtaaatgatctcattttcagataaagtggaataaataaagtacgatctgtcaaatcacgagctatagtacgtctgtgatttctaattttagcgtgattcctattcgctggcttttgacagtcgactctgaaatggtttctttccttttccgttcgcttgctaaggatttgcttgttttcttttcaaactcttgcgattcaagaaaaaataattgcctaactggtgaattcaacagtagatttcgctggaaaaaccgatatcacacgcatcccttcgtgattcatgcgatcagtcggtttttcaggtgaaattgaCAGTgcaattcactagttaggcagagaagaaaatgacataattaagcaattttcgggaaaaccaaaaggcggacagttccaaagccttttattttcactaatcctacagccagtaagaataaacaagccgggagctccgcttttaggcttggctaaatctatatatttatcTCCATTCCAATGAAAGGGACCATATTATCAATAGGAAGTTCCATCGTAAACTTTAGGCTCGGATGTAGACCATTCAATGTAGTCTGAAAGTCAGCAGCAGCATCGGTGTTAGGCATTGTAGCAAGAGTATCGTCGACATACCTCTTTTATAGAGAGGGCACCATACCGTCGCATGCGAGTTTTTCTTCGAGGTGGCACATAAACACATTGGCCATTAGCGGGCCAAGAGGAGAACCCATCGCTACGCCGTCAGTCTGTTCATACAAACGACCATCGAACTAGAAAAGCTGATTTGGTGGTGACAACTTCAAGTAGCTATGCAAGTTCCTCTTTCTCAATATTTAGATCACAGGTTTGATTAAACCAATCGTTGGTAAAGGCCTTGTCAACCAGGATGTTAATAGTCTCACTTAAGGGTACATTCGTAAAAAGGGCCGTCACGTCGTAGGAGACCAGTATGTTTTCTTCATTCATAGGAATGGAACGAATCTCGTCAGCAAATTCAAACGCATTGGTGATAGGATACTCATTGACAGATAGtggttttaatttttctttaagcCATTTAGCCAGTTTAAAGTTGTAAGTTCCAGTGGCTGAAAAAATCGGTCTCATACTCAATTTGGCTTTGTGTGTCTCAGGAAGCCCATAAAGATGGGCACGTCTTGAACTCTTTGGAGAAGAACTCTTTGGAAGTGGCAATGTCTTCACGCAATATTCGATGTAAGATTCAGTGTACATCTTTCTCTTTCTGAAGAAGTGGGTGATAGTGTTTCGGTGGGCGTCTACGAAGTTTTGGGCGTTTGTCATCAACATGCGCAAATTTAGTAGTATCATCGATTGAGGCTGCGTTGAgaatgatgataataaaaataatgatgataataataataataataataataataataataataataataataataataaatgggCACTGGCTAGAACAGGTTGGTGCCTTAGCCTTCCACGGGCAGTCTTGGGTGGCACCTTTGGCAAGTGCCAACAACCCAAAAGCCACCCGTGTTAGGGTTACAACAACCTCATTTGATGAGTGAATGTCAAATATTGAATTTCACACTAAAGACGTCAACGGGACTAGACCTTGTAGTGAAGGTGTCCCGTCCGGGAGGTGTCCTGTGGATCAGCAGCGCAGGCCCGGTCGTCATCCTGCTACTGCTGAACAACGACAGAAGAGATTAGGATGGTTatgcaaggtaaaaaaaaaaacacaaaaacagcagtagactagcaacctttgtggcatgactatggtgctgaagcaagaatccccttacaagaaggggttcctctccactaaaGTGGGTAAATGGGGGAAAATgttgtgtgtgtggatggtgagttgggggaaaattataataaaaattagGGCTAGTCTGTtaaatgaggaagagaaatttacaaagtaaaatctcaatctcataaaaataaaaataaaactttaatGCCAAAACCAGCCTGAGATATAATAAagcaaaataacaataaaattgggaaaagaaaagaaataaaataaaatagaataaaataaattaaaagtaagaataaatttaaaaaaaattttgactGAAATACTTAGAAAGAAAATCATAATTGATCTGGAAAATATAtgtatgtaaatttcaaaaaatagTTACTTGTAAATTATTCGTTCTTTGAAATACAAATGTGTCTATCCGAATAGAAGAGGTGTACTAACGAAATGATTCTTAAAAAGATGAGAAACCTTAACTAGATTCATTCTGATTTTTCGTTCTTTTTTGTCCATTTAGATAGAGGCATTCGTTGTGAATTGATGAATGTCAAAATAGAACCAGATGTGTCCTTTGGAGTCCACATTGTTGCAGATGAAGCTTACTTGACGTTTTCTTTTGTCCAGTTTCTGTGGGCTCGTCCAGTGTTGTGAAGAGTAGATCCATTCTGTTATGATATCAGGGGAGCATCCATTGCACAGAAAAAATAGCAATTTAGTTGGAAAGTGTCTTTGTCTCCGATGGGTTTTTTCCAACAAGTTGATAAAATTTTCTTGGGCAAGACTTGAGCTGGATAAAATACGTCTCCATTAAGTAGTTGGAATAAGGTGCGTCGTCGATCTGATATGCTCGGTTGGTTTGTAGGATCCATGGTAGCAAAATTCTATGTTCAAATTTGTATTAAATCTCAAGAAATGAAAACTTGCGTGGAGTACAGTaactttgaaaataataattggtGTTGATCCAGAAACGAGATAGCTTATAATAGGACAATAAAATGAAACTAATATATGAAATGGGCGAATACCGTATCAACGACTCAAAACTTGTTAAAAGTAAAAATTAGTCTTAAATTGATcaataaatataaatttttcCCCAAACGTAACCCTGGGTAGGGGCCCTTACGGGTGCTAGGCTACCGGGCCAGTAGCCACCCGGTGCTCACAAAGGGGCAGGGGCGCACAATTCCCTGCACGTACCTCTCCAGAGGCCAGTGTGTTACCCCGGCGAAGATGGGAGGGTAAAATACGTCAAAATCGGGTAAACAAAATATTCGGAGAAAAACGGAAAGATGAGAAGAAATGGCTCTGACACCTAGGCTCGATGAAAGTTGCGAATCGTCAGGGGCGGAGCGCAACCGAGCAatggggtttctagtccagcgctaGACCTCCACCCGTAGTGTAGTAGTTAAGGGAAATGCAGAGGTCGATATAATGAACGAAATGCTGACTGGACGTGAAACTAATGGGAATTTGAGTGGGATATGAGGATGCAAGTGCTGTAATGAGTGTGTTCGTAGAAGTCTTTGAGATCAACATAAAGCCGTCGTCTATGTATCtacgaaaaataaaaaggtctgTCGTGTTGTGGGCTGTCAAAAATTTAAATTCGCTCAAGAGAAGTACCAAATCAGCGATTTGCCGACTATGATAACTTCCCATTGCGACCCCTTTTACCTGTTGGAAAGTCGCACACCCAGAAAcaaaaaagttgttgttgttgacaaAATGGTTGAGATTGAGTAAAAGATCGCGATAGGACGTGGGTTTGTTAAGAAGTTTGCATGCATCTATGATGGCGTGGATAGTGTCAGGGTAGGAATTGTTGGTGTAAAGGGAGGTAAAGTCAAAAGTAGTGAGTGTATATTTGTCTATGTCGTTGATGCGTATGTTTTGTAGTTCGACAAGTAAGTCAAAAGAGTTGTTGAGGAGCGGAAATTTGATTTGCctgtttttgaaatttgattTGCCTGTTTTTGAAAATATCACATATTTGAAAAAGTAGCTTGTCTAATTCTTCACCAAGTAGACGCGACGGCTTAGATGTAACCCAGCTGTGAGCTGTAATGATAGGACGGCCTGTGAGTTGAGCAAGGTTGTCTGTTAATGCTGGATGGTGAAGTTTGTGTACTTTGGGAAGCAGCTTCATGTAGGGTTGTTGGTATGTGTCACAAGAGGTTGAGATGAGCAGTTCCGTGTTGATGGATGCTTTGAAAGATTTGGTAAAACGCTTCCTAAGCTTGCTTAAAAAAACTCTAGATTTGGAAATTGTAGTATTTGGATTGAAATCATCAATACGATGGTACGTAGTTGTATCTTTAAAATGCCGTTTGCATTCGGTATGGAACCAAGAAATGGGTACATGGGCCCATGTTTTTGTCGGATTTAGTAAGAATAACATCTTCCCGTGTAGTAAATTTGTTGATTTGAGATTGCACAGAAGGAGCCATATTTAGGTGTCTGGTTTGATAGATATTATTGAAATTGGCAGACCTTAAATATTCCTTAGTATAAAAAGTGGTATTGGTAACATAGTCAATGACATGAAGATTGAAATTGGGTTTAAGTTGATGTTCTTTGAGTAGCTTGAGAGGGTTTTTCTTTTCGTATGGTTTATAGATTCTGCGTGTCTTGGTTCTTCGTTGGATGAGAGATGTGGCAGAGCTAGACTTTCTAATGGTTTGGCAGATGGCAGCGTTAACTTCTTCAGTGACGGTCTTTTTGCATGAATTACTATGGCAATTGTCCAGGGTTGGTATGAAGTTAGTTCCTTTATTAAGAAGGTTGACGAAGTCAGCTGGGAGCTCGTGTGTTGTGAAATTGTGAATCTTGTTGGATGATTCAAGTCGAGAAGGTTCTTGCTGGAGTAGACTTTGTCTGAGGCGATTGGTTTGTGCTTGTAGTAAAAAAGGCAGTATTCTGAGATTGCAGTCGGATGCGGTGGTGGAGGTGTACAATAAAGGACTGAAGATTGGTTCTTAGGCGGTTGATGCGTCGCCGAAGGGTGTATCCTTGATTTGCAGAGGCCAGTTGGAGTTGTTTGATCTGATTGAGCTTCTTGGTTGTCTCGTTCTTTTCGATAGAAGATAAGGAGCGATTGAAAAACTGATTTTCGAGTTGAAGTGATGCTATGGTTTCAAGAGTTTCAGGAACATCCATGGTAGAGGTAGAAGGTTGAGTTGTCGTCACAGTCCCTTTGGCATCCTTGAACAAAGTGGTAGTGATGGTACCTTGAAGCTCGTAAATATCTGCTGTGTTTCGTTCTATGGTCTTGCAAACGTAGTGCCCTTTGAAAAAGTTGTCGCTTTTGATTGAGAGTGAAGTTGCAAGAGTGTGTAGTTTGCCATCTCCATCGTTGTACAGTACAAGGGGGAATAGTGGAAGTTGATGATCTTGCTGTTTTAGCCTGGTGTTTCTTTCGTAGTTTGTATCGTTTCTTTTTAGCTTGTTTCTTCAATTGCTTTGAGTTTAAAGTGCGTTGCTGGCCAGTAGAATGTGCGGTGAAAGGGCCGGTCATAACCAGTTGCAAAAAGCTGCAAAAGGGATGAGTTGCTTTAAGAGTGTCACAAAAGCCTTAAGTTAAAATTACAAGATGAGCTTTTAAGATTTCCAAAATATAATATTAAAAAGAGTAATActaataaataaagaaataaataaggaaacaaagaaattagaaataaacaaaataaataaataaaataaataataataataataataataataatgatgatgatgatgatgagaaaataaatagataaatgaaagaaatatgGGTAGCTGGTTTTGTGTGAGTTTTAAAGGGGGTTAGGAAAATAAAGCTAACTTGTAATTGTGTGTATTGTGATGCAAAGTGTGAACACCACTACCAAGCAAAGAGTTGACTAGGACAAAAGGTGGTATCCCTGCTGTAGATACCTATTGAGATAGTTatgcaaggtaaaaaaaaaccaaaaacagcagtagactagcaacctttgtggcatgattatggtgctgaAGCAAGAATCCCCTTCcaagaaggggttcctctccactaaaGTGGGTAAATGGGGGAAAATCATAGTAAAAATTAGGGCTAGTCTGTtaaatgaggaagagaaatttacaaagtaaaatctCAATCTCACAGTGGGGTTAGTAAACagaacaaactctgtgtgaaaataaaactttaatGCCAAAACCAGCCTGAGAtataataaagtaaaataacaataaaattgggaaaacaaaagaaataaaataaaacagaataaaataaattaaaaataagaataattaaaaaaaaattttgactGAAATACTTAGAAAGAAAATCATAATTGATCTGGAAAAGGACCGCTATTGCTGCAAATGTCGCGAGGCTGAAAACTGAACTGGAATTTGCCGACGCCGAGGCGCAAAAAACTAGAACGCTGAAAGAGTACGAAGATGAACTGAAGAGGTTTAAACTCACCAAAGAATTGGCGGTGGCAAAGGCAGAAATGGAAGCCTTGATTAAAAACGAAGGAGACGAGATTGGCGCGAAAGAAAGTTTACCAGACGAAATTGAC contains these protein-coding regions:
- the LOC137982670 gene encoding probable serine/threonine-protein kinase DDB_G0271682, whose protein sequence is MEEQIREKEDDKTNLERQLEILRQQLRERNLRETSLIQQLQEKELQRENAQRQLQDMEEQIREKEDDKTNLERQLEILRQQLRERNLRETNLMQRLQEKELQRENAQRQLQEMEEQIREKEDDKTNLERQLEILRQQLRERNLRETNLMQQLQEKEPQRETSQRQLQEMEEQIREKEDVKANSERQLREMAQSFEERIREKEEEKTNLETQLGMKNQELSELETSLSAAQQMIIELRRRESCDWVISRGEIQVIQDKCLGKGAWGSVNEATYCGCKVAVKQIHELILSAHNRRLFEREMNIASRCRHPCLLQFIGATNDEGSPLFVTELMDMSLRALLGQRELTETEISVISLDVSRALNYLHHMKPCPIVHRDVSSANVLLWRQGEQWRGKVSDYGTAKFVQQTMTVAPGAPIYSAPEAVFSNQTSKVDVYSFGVLLCEMCIGEMPDPERREEQVLLVRNRLFRNLVRQCLQADPAMRPDMAQIIQELEQCDGTDRLM
- the LOC138009722 gene encoding trichohyalin-like, whose amino-acid sequence is MAIRIVLPFKDQIAANAVRRQLRDLSKKPKPNLERQKEDLQQQTRKMEEYLATYQAQLEERNLMKACLVEQLQEKEQEREEQIREKEDDKANLQRQPEILQQQSKEKEQCLANYQAQLEERYLKETNLIKQLQEKELQRENAQRQLQDMEEQIREKEDDKANLQRQLEILQQQSKEKEQCLANYQAQLEERYLKETNLITQLQEKELQRENAQRQLQDMEEQIREKEDDKANLQRQLEILQQQLQDMEEQIREKEDDKANLQRQLEILQQQSKEKEQCLANYQAQLEERYLKETNLITQLQEKELQRENAQRQLQDMEEQIREKEDDKANLQRQLEILQQQSKEKEQRQI